In one window of Cololabis saira isolate AMF1-May2022 chromosome 23, fColSai1.1, whole genome shotgun sequence DNA:
- the fgfr1op2 gene encoding FGFR1 oncogene partner 2 homolog, giving the protein MNCTLEKVLADAKSLVERLRNHDNAAEMLIEQTTSLNKRVDAMKQYQEEIDALNQVARHRPRSSLVLGIQQENRQIRELQQENKELRMSLEEHQSALELIMTKYREQVFRLLMASKRDDPAIVTQLKEQHTTEMQAHIDKINEMASVMRKAIEVDDGRVCEDEERIKQLELENSGLRELLGISREAFLVLKRDDPSESTSLSPLMTSGDVSLRKS; this is encoded by the exons ATGAATTGTACTCTGGAGAAAGTCCTGGCAGATGCCAAATCGTTAGTGGAAAGGCTTCGTAACCATGACAACGCTGCTGAGATGTTAATTGAACAGACAACATCTTTGAATAAGCGAGTGGACGCCATGAAACAG TACCAGGAGGAGATTGATGCACTGAACCAGGTCGCACGGCATCGGCCTCGATCCAGTCTGGTTTTAGGAATCCAGCAGGAAAACCGTCAGATTAGAGAGCTCCAGCAGGAAAACAAAG AGCTACGAATGTCACTGGAGGAGCACCAGTCTGCGCTGGAGCTCATCATGACCAAATACAGGGAGCAGGTTTTTAGACTCCTCATGGCCAGCAAGAGGGACGACCCCGCCATCGTCACCCAGCTGAAGGAGCAGCACACCACG gaaaTGCAAGCGCACATAGATAAGATTAACGAGATGGCCTCTGTCATGAGGAAAGCAATAGAGGTGGACGACGGGCGGGTATGTGAAGACGAGGAGAGGATCAAACAATTAGAG CTGGAGAATAGTGGACTCAGGGAGCTGCTGGGAATCAGTCGTGAGGCGTTCCTGGTCCTGAAAAGGGACGACCCATCAGAGAGTACGTCGCTATCGCCTCTGATGACCAGCGGTGACGTTAGTTTACGGAAAAGCTAG
- the med21 gene encoding mediator of RNA polymerase II transcription subunit 21: protein MADRLTQLQDAVNSLADQFCNAIGVLQQCAPPASFSNIQTAINKDQPANPTEEYAQLFAALIARTAKDVDVLIDSLPSEESTAALQAASLRQLEEENHDAAARLEEVVYRGDMLLEKIQNALADIAQSQLRTRNGAPSLPSPADS from the exons ATGGCGGACCGGCTAACGCAACTACAAGACGCTGTTAATTCG CTCGCAGATCAGTTTTGTAACGCAATCGGTGTTCTGCAACAATGTGCGCCTCCTGCATCCTTCAGCAACATCCAGACGGCTATCAACAAGGACCAGCCCGCAAACCCCACGGAAG AGTATGCCCAGCTGTTTGCAGCTCTCATAGCCAGAACAGCCAAAGATGTGGATGTGCTGATTGACTCTCTGCCCAGTGAGGAGTccacagcagctctgcag GCGGCCAGCCTGcggcagctggaggaggagaaccACGACGCAGCGGCTCGTCTGGAGGAGGTGGTCTATCGGGGGGACATGCTGCTGGAGAAGATCCAGAACGCCCTGGCCGACATCGCTCAGTCTCAGCTGCGCACTCGCAATGGAGCACCCAGTCTGCCGTCACCGGCCGACTCCTGA
- the LOC133423859 gene encoding serine/threonine-protein kinase 38-like, which yields MAMTGGTAASLPMSNHTRERVTVAKLTLENFYSTLLTQHEEREMRQKKLEKAMDEEGLHDEEKVMRRSQHARKETEFLRLKRTRLGLDDFESLKVIGRGAFGEVRLVQKKDTGHIYAMKILRKADMLEKEQVAHIRAERDILVEADSAWVVKMFYSFQDKRNLYLIMEFLPGGDMMTLLMKKDTLSEEATQFYIAETVLAIDSIHQLGFIHRDIKPDNLLLDSRGHVKLSDFGLCTGLKKAHRTEFYRNLTHNPPSDFSFQNMNSKRKAETWKKNRRQLAYSTVGTPDYIAPEVFMQTGYNKLCDWWSLGVIMYEMLIGYPPFCSETPQETYRKVMNWKETLVFPPEVPISEKAKDLILRYCTDAENRIGAVSVEEIKTHPFFESVDWEHIRERPAAISIEIKSIDDTSNFDDFPESDILQPANTTEPDFKSKDWVFLNYTYKRFEGLTQRGTIPTYMKAGKA from the exons ATGGCCATGACGGGAGGGACGGCAGCATCCCTTCCCATGAGCAACCACACCCGGGAGAGGGTGACCGTGGCCAAGCTGACCCTGGAGAATTTCTACAGCACTCTGCTCACGCAGCACGAGGAGCGCGAGATGAG GCAGAAGAAGCTTGAGAAGGCCATGGACGAAGAGGGTCTGCATGATGAAGAG AAAGTAATGCGGCGCTCGCAGCACGCCCGTAAGGAGACCGAGTTCCTGCGCCTAAAGAGGACGCGACTTGGCCTGGATGACTTCGAGTCCCTCAAGGTTATTGGACGAGGTGCATTTGGAGAG GTCCGGTTGGTACAGAAGAAAGACACGGGGCACATCTATGCCATGAAGATTTTAAGAAAAGCAGATATGCTGGAGAAAGAACAG GTGGCTCACATCCGGGCAGAGAGGGACATTCTGGTGGAGGCGGACAGCGCTTGGGTGGTCAAGATGTTCTACAGCTTCCAGGACAAGAGGAACCTCTACCTCATCATGGAGTTCCTGCCCGGGG GTGACATGATGACGCTGCTGATGAAGAAGGACACGCTGTCTGAAGAGGCCACGCAGTTCTACATCGCAGAGACGGTTCTGGCCATCGACTCCATCCACCAGCTGGGCTTCATCCACCGGGACATCAAGCCAGACAACCTGCTGCTGGACTCCCGG GGGCACGTAAAACTGTCGGATTTTGGCCTGTGCACGGGACTGAAGAAGGCTCATCGCACTGAATTTTATAGGAACCTGACGCACAACCCGCCCAGCGATTTCT CTTTTCAGAATATGAATTCGAAGAGGAAAGCAGAAACATGGAAGAAGAACAGGAGACAGCTG GCTTACTCCACGGTGGGAACGCCAGACTACATCGCTCCCGAAGTCTTCATGCAGACGGGATACAACAAGCTGTGTGACTGGTGGTCTCTGGGCGTCATCATGTATGAAATGCTCATCG GTTATCCACCGTTCTGCTCAGAGACGCCGCAGGAGACATACAGGAAGGTCATGAACTGGAAGGAAACGCTCGTCTTTCCCCCTGAAGTCCCCATTTCAGAGAAGGCCAAAGACTTGATACTAAG gTACTGCACTGATGCGGAGAACAGGATCGGAGCCGTGAGCGTGGAGGAGATCAAGACTCACCCGTTCTTTGAGTCCGTGGACTGGGAGCACATCAG GGAGCGGCCGGCAGCCATTTCTATCGAAATCAAAAGTATCGATGACACGTCAAACTTCGACGATTTCCCAGAGTCAGACATTCTTCAGCCAG CCAACACGACGGAGCCCGACTTCAAATCAAAGGACTGGGTGTTCCTCAACTACACGTACAAGCGCTTCGAGGGCCTGACTCAGCGAGGCACCATTCCCACATACATGAAGGCAGGGAAGGCCTGA